Below is a genomic region from Drosophila albomicans strain 15112-1751.03 chromosome 2R, ASM965048v2, whole genome shotgun sequence.
ttaaaaatgaGAGACTTACATTCACTGTAGTAAAATggtttataaaaattaacaattctTTTTATGTaagttattttaatacaattccTTATTGCTGAGTCAGAGCGACAAAAGCCTTCAGGCTAAATATTCACACTTCATATTGATTGtgttcttaaaaaaaaaacttaaaacaagAAAAGGGAAATGCGCAAgctttttttaaaacaatagtTAAAAGACGTATACTTATTTTTCTAAAGGTACTGCAGTTActcttaatttttgtttatgttatttattagATTCACAATATTAATATGTAGCCACTCCACATATTTGTTAATCCTATTTATTAGTTTCTTAATATTGATATTACACCACtcttaatatttgttaatctttaatcaatttttatatttgttgattCTTTGAAAGTGTCTAGCAGGTGTCTTAAAAGTCGAGCACTTTTGCTTaaagctttctcacttgtctGGCAAAATATTGTTGTCGCATGCTGGCGAAGCCAACCTGTAGTTGtgtgagtctgtgtgtgtgtatactgTACAGGCATAATTGCCATGACGATTTTACTGCTGGTGCTCAGCGTTAGCCTCTTGTCTTTTGTTCTGACCACACAGCATCTgcttttcactctctctctttctctgtctcttatCTCGCTTAATGCTAGACCTGTCGCATTTAGAGCAATTTCCGTCAGTGTAAATTAATTGACTTTGAAAAAGGCACAGCATTTCCGCACGGCATTTCCGGTGGTGCCACAATAAGCATGCATGACTGTACTCGAAACACACACGTGTGTTGTGCTCGAAAAACTTGAATTGATTTAAGTTAGAGCTAGCTCAGAGCTGGCTATTAGTTGGCTTCCTGGGCCGAGGCCAGCGCCTTGgcaacagcagtaacagcaacagctatgCTGCGACAGCTTCGGCTTTAAACAGGCGCAAGCTCTCAAGGCTGAGACTGAGAAGAGCGACAGGCGTTTGGCGTTTACATGTTTCACTCACAGCTTACTCTGGGCACAGCTTAGGTTACCCAACTCCAACTTCCCACTTCCACTCcttctccagctccagcttcgTATCAAATTCGATGAAGGCAAGCAGAGCAAGAtgccatttattatttttacgaGTAGCGAGCACtgagcacaacaaaaacaacaacaaaacccgAGCATCAGCTCTTGTGCCGCATTCCAGGCcacattgttgtcgttgtcgttgtcgttgtgctatggcttattattattatttgtgcgTTTTATATTTCCGTGTTTTATTGCGCCACTTTTCTTATACACAGCCCAGAAACCGTACATTTCCATTGACTTTAGCAACAACAcgtcgtatacgcaacgtcAGCAAACTTCATTTGTTGCCGCTGACAGTTGTTGAATGCGTGGGCTTAGCACCCACCCACCCCTTATCCCTCACCTCCTTCCCTTCATTCCTTTGCTGTTCTGtgatttatatacatttggtCACATTCCCCGCCCCAGGAACACAAAAAATTCGGCACAATTTTAAATCCTTTCAGCTTACTTGATTAAGTCAGCAGGCAGCTTTTAAAGCCAGGTACGTCTCGCCTCATCTTCCTTACTTCCTTCCGCTTATGTTGTTGGGCCAAGGTTCTTTCTACCAGACTAACCGCATGCTGTGTTAGTTTAGTGCGCTCTttagttttcttatttatatcTCAAACTTCGATTTTAATTCACCTTCTCTCCTTTTGCAGGTCTTGACGCTATAGTGCGAGAGTTCAAATCGGGACGCGTTACGTTGCGTCGCAATCGACGCAGGACGAACACGAGCGAGGCTCTCAAGGAGATGTTCCAGGTGTTGGAGATTAGCCAGAAGCAGAATCGCAACTCCAAGATATGCGTTGATCTAAACACAACGCTTTAGTCTACAAAATGCGATCTCTGCTCTTTGtctcttcttctacttttGGTCTCAAATCTACAACGACAGCATTCCATGCATTTCACATCACTATTTACACTTAATTACACTAACtagtatatgtattatttatttttacgtTCCGCCGCCATCCACGCCccacttttatatatttctacactatttttgtgcattttgtgtgtgccttAGAAACTAAAAGAAATTCTCTTTTGGTATAATATTTACTACTGCTTCGATGTTTACtatgaataattattaatgtGTTCATTTACTAATTTATTAGGCTTCTTTCGCAATCAAATCCCAACgaaagcaaatgcaataaaaattatataatcaaataaaccaaaggtgtgtttttttttataaatttatggtTATTCCTTGACTGAATTGCTAAAAGGGATGAAATTCACTAATTGCAATCATTACTTCTATCAATTcccatttaaacattttcagaattttttaaaaaatttgagtAAAAAAATTGCAGGTGAAAGCACGGAAAATTTGATCAAAATCACGAAAAACGCTGTAACTCGCAGGATTGAAGGAATATCAGGATGTCCTTTTACACACAGTTACTTTTTATAACCCATTATCAGATTCTACAACCAAAAGGACAAATATCCTTTCAGGAAcgaagttacaaggacttttttgtttatgaaaaATGTGCTATATCTCGGCTATATCCTGTCGTATCCTGACGAATCTAGTGGCTAATAACTCTGCTGAACAAGGTATATCTTATTGCCAAAGGACATCAAAATCGGACTGTTAGTTTCCAAGATATCAAggattttgtgtttttacaaattttcttgtgcaaattttgaagactaattttgaaatttcttgGACATGAAAAATcgattcaaaatatttatttgagtaTATCGAAAACTTTCCAAAGGATTCTCCCATAATTAAAGGATTAACTCATATATTTATTGGGCTTAATTGTACTTTATTATTGCTTAATCTTTGGCCGATACACAGATCGCAAATTACGTAATTACATAAAGGTTGCTTagacaaaatatacatacgatttatgtatatgcacatacaaatgtataacaaaatgtaaaagatTATTTGTTCAACGTTTAAATGTACTTTCAATTAATGCTAAACTTTTATGGCTAATTGTCGTAAATGTTAGTACAaaaatttgtgtgtatgtaaatatagtttttctcgatcatttcattaaaaatttggctaatttttaagattgtttttgttgcgtaTTGTAATTGACTTTCGAATTTGTGCTTAAACAtttcttgttatttgttttgttgtaaattGTGGCACTTGTTTGCATAAGAAACGTACTTAATagttaataaattgcataataCAAAGAGACTTGCGGAAGACAAGACGTATAAGAGTGCGTATAAGAGTATATCGTATTGatttacatataataaatgtatatagaatTAGTATTATAATTAGTGTATTGTTTATGAACTAAAACGAAAATGACGACATGTTCAACATAATATCATTTCAACTTATTTAAACATTGTAacacaatttgaataaacatTTAAGATTTACATAGATTTCGTCagcttttcttttcgttaGCGCTTACACATCTATTGCGAtcgttttttgatttgttaagACACTGATGCCGTTTATCTATTTGGTAGTCGGTCATGTGAGGcaaatgttgtgtgtgtgttttgtttgattgtgtttgttgtgcatGATATCTCACTTTGATTAGTGCTATATATGTAGTAACAGGGAATATTTGGCACTCGACAACAATTaagttttgtttcgtttctgTTTCATTTatatggcagcagcagctgctcctgctgttcCTTTTTTCGTCCTTCGCTCATGGAATGTGTTTGCTGTGCCGCGATGGCTTCGGCGGCGGCGTTGGCGGACGCGGTTTGTTGGCATCTGGTGTCTGCACGCTAAAGTTCGTGGCCTCCAAATACTCGTACGTGGTGTTTGTAATACTGGTCTTTGTCAGCGTTGTggtgctgatgctgctgctggtcgtGCTCGTATTGCTGCTCAGCACATTCAACATTGTGTAGTTACTTGGATTCCAGTCCAAACTATGCGACAGGCTGCTAAAGTCCGTTGAGTCGCGTGTCTTGGCAGGCAAAGGCGGTGGTCGAATGTCCTCCTCTGAAGTAGAATCGGTGGTTTCTAGAATGccgaaatatttgtattaataagCGAATATAAAAGCTTTCTCCTTTGCACTTACCAACTGAGTTGCGATTGCTGCTCTCGGAGAGGGAGCGTGTGTCGGCAAATGTCTTGATGCTGGccgtgggcgtggcaatgcTCGCTGGCCTCGATAAACGTCgttctttttccttttccgAACGCAGCGGCCGCTTGGGTGTCAGCTGTAAAATCGAAGCATTAAAGGCAGTTCAGCAATGTTTGATATATCAATCCTACCTCCTCGGTTAGCACACGCGGATCGGGTGTTTTAGGTCCACTCAATGAGGTGTTCGAAGCACTGGCCAGCGAATTAATGGAGGTATTAATTTCCTTCTCTGGTGTCGAGGTGATGGTGGTCAGAGGCGGCGTGTACCATTGGCTGTTAGTCACAGGCAAACTCAAAGCGTCACGAGgctgaaaatataaaatataatttagctGAAGATCAATTAATTTGATCTGCTTTGGTTTTACCTGCTTCATGGAACGTCGCTTAGCGGGAGTTTTGTCCTTGTGCTTGGTGCCTTTGGTGCTGCGCAAgagcaaaagtaaataaagcaataaattaaaaataaagtaaaaaataaaccataagaaataataatcgattaacaaattaaaatcttaaactaaaaaaagagCAAGTAGCAAAATGGAAGAGAGTTTTGTTACTTGGAGAAGCAATCGTAAGGACAAGCCAACTCACTTTGTATTGAAACTTAAGCTCGCCAGCGTGGATTTGATGGAGTTTGTAGGCGGACGCGGTAGAAACGTGGACTTCGACAGACCGCTGCTGCAATGGCAAAAAAGAGTTAGTAAATAGAGTACTTAAAGTAAACCAAATAAAAGCTTACTCGGAGGATCCCATGCTGGTCTCCGACAATCGATTATTGCCGCTGTCGAAGAGCGCCGGCAAAAAGGAGTTTGTGCGTCGCATGATCACCGAATCGCGTTCAATCTTCAAGTCGCAGGTCTTGCGACCGTAGCGTGACTCCACATGCTGTTGCATGTCTGCAAAGCAGCCTTCCAAATGATCGTGCAGTGCCTTCAAGCTATCCGGCGCTTTCTGTCGATGCAGGCGAATTGCTAAggaagaaattaaaatatagtattatgaCATTATTCgtaataaatcaatttccaAAGTGAGCCTTACCAATTTTCAGCAGTGGTATCTGCAAAGCAATCAATTCCTTGAGCTCCTCAACCAGATCCTTGTCATCGGGATGCTGCTCTACATATTCCTCGGTGAGAAAAGCTTCCTCATACTTCGCAAAGCCGCCCATAACAGCGGGATCGACAATGCCATTAAGTTTCATGGTCAACTGATTAATGGTCAGACTCTCGTCGCTTTGATGCAATATGACCAGCTGTCGAATGTCCTTGTTGGTCTCCTTCATGATCTCCACAGCATGTTCGAGTGGCGATATCTTGAAAGTGTGCGCATCCACAACAGGGAACCAGCGCAAAATGCCCGGCAGTGGGAACTGCGTGATGAGCTCGGTGCGCTCCAACCAAAGGTTCCTCACATCATCCATGCCACCGCCACCGGTGCTGTCGCGGAATGGTCGCGAGAATTGGAACTTTTGCACATTGTTTGAAGTGAAGTACTTGACGATCTCGTTCGAGATGATCTTCTCGTTGAACTTGGAGAATGCGGCATCCATGATGGGCTCCACCTTGTTGACTTGTATGAACTGCCCATCGCCATGCGTTATATCCTCGCCTGGTGCCTCCAGCGTTTGCATGAGCTCCGCCTGCGGATGCTGCACCAGCATTCGGGAGCAAAAGTCGCTGAGACGCTCGTATTCCTTGCCACGGAAAATGTAGACTTTGTTCTGTAGCAGACGTGGAAAACCGCAGCCATAAAAACAGACTCTAAAGTATTCGGAAGTGTGTCGCAATTCCTTAAGGATCTTTTCAAAGAACTGCGCCATTCGCTTCAACAGCTCCGCCAGCTTAATGTAGTCATAGATCTCCTCTTCGTACTGCTGGGCGAGCACCTTGCACATATCGATGGCACATTCCCATTGCTTGCCCTTGTCAAAGTAGTCCATGATCTCAAAGTAGAGCGCCTCTTTCAGCTCCCGGTGCGTGCGACAGTTGCTGTGACGATAACTGCGCAACTGCGGTGACAATTCCGTATCATTCCAGCGCAGCAATTCCGTGTGCAGCTTGAGCGTGAATGCGGCCTCCGTGTAGTTCTCGAATTCCATGTGCAGAGCGCACAGTTTGTAGACGTAGCGTATGTACATCTCCTTGAGATCCACCTCGGAGTAGAACTGCAGCAACGAGAAAGTGCAGGCCATGCGATTCTCCTTGCTCTCGTCCTGAATGATGCAGCGATACTCGAGCAGTTTGTCCATCAGCTTCGTCACCATGGCCACAAAGCTGGTGCCATCCACATTGAGCGTGTTGTGTGCGGCGCAATACTCCAGCATGATCTTCTGGAACAACTCCTTGTACTCCTGATCACCTTTGCCTGAAAGTAGCAACAAATTAGCAAAGTTTTAAGGAAACAACTGCTGTCTTAACTTACCTGCTCCAATGAGTATGTCAAGCTTCTCGATCATGGCCGTCTTGAACTCGCTAAAGTTGCCCTTGTGATGAGCGTTGTTGTGTTTGGTGTCGCCATAACTCTCCAGCTCCAGTCGGGAGCTGTAATACTCGCACTGCATCATGTCAAAGAAGATGGGAATCGTTTCACGCCTTAACTCCGTTTCGGGTATCATGCTCATCTCCAGTATGGGCTCCACCAGTTGTGGCACAAACTTGGGCTTGTGCTTGCCCAGCTGGAACCACATCTTGCGTATCTCCTTGGCGGTATCCTTGCGTATATCTCGATAACGGGCAAACACTATCTGTCGCTTGTTGTCATTGAAGTCGTTCAACTGCAGTGGAGATTGAACCAGGAAAGCAATCGAGCACTGGAAGAAATTCGACCAGATCTGTTTGTCAAACACCGGACAGAGGAAGTAGTCAGTGATGACCATGCTCAGCTGCTGCAGTGCACCCAGTATAACGGTATTCTGATGCATGATCATGTCCATCCAGTCGCGTGGAAACACAGCCTTCTGATGGGGTGAAACGAGCTCCTCAAACACCAACAGGATTTCGATAATAAAGTCCTTGAGTTCGCCCTGTTGATGCAGATCGTTGACGAAGTATTTGTAATGCTGGGCATCCATGCGCTGCAATATGCCCAGCATAATGGCTATAAACTGTCCCACGACGCCTGTATCTCGATCCAAAGCATGCGCCGCCTTCATCACCTGCCGCAGCAGAATGATCATAATGTCGCGCACATCGTTGTGCGTGGGTCCCACGTCGGAGCGATAGAGCAGCTTGAGGATGTTGTTCATAATGTTGATGCACTCGGCAATCTAGCagcaaaattaaagcaaattagtGAAGTTCGCATTGTAAAGCgggcaaaatatttatgctagcattaatttattatccTTTCAGGTGTCTGCTGGCAACCTAGTGactaacaataattaaattgattaaattaaagtttaaattagttgaaataacacaaaaaacgTTTGCAAATCGGGGCAAAAACACATTGAACATGGCAAGGAGGCTGCGCAAGTAACATTAACAAATTTGGCGCCTGCCAATTGCGATCAGTTTACAGTGCTGTAGCAGTCAGCTTGTTGTAGGTCAACAGCAAGTTGCTTTTTGTGGGCTATAGCAGTTAGCTTAGCAACAGCAAGCTACGTCTTGTGTGACGTAGCAGTCAGCTTGCTTACAACAAGTTGTGACGTGTGTGCTGTAGCAATTAGCTTTCTACAGCTCTGTGAATTGATCGCAATTGACGCAGCaaagcttaaaaattaaaagccatTTTGAGCGTTAAAAGTGCACAAATCACCGGCAAGtgcaaaatggcaaataaaaaaaacataacttaagtttataaaaagtataaataattaaagtaaactGCTTCGCTTTGGACGTGCGTTACATAGGCCTGATTGATctgtgattgattgattggtgTAAAAGTTCTATCGAGATCGAGAtcgatttcgttttgttttgttttaccTTTTTGGCGGTCGTTTCACGTGTGTGCAGGTAGGATTTTTTCTTGTCCGAGCACTTTGGCGGCTTTCGAAAGATTCTTTTCTTGCTGCCAGATATCGGTTTTCGAGTCGCCCTATtcatatagtagtatataacACAATTATGATAGCGTGTGTGGGCCCCACGGTGGGTTTTATAGTTGGAAAAACATTGGGATAACATTTAGTTCGATCATGAGAATTCAACCAGTACGTATTAAGAAGTATGTACTTATTACAGACAAATGAGGTGtgacagaaagagagatagaaatagagtaagagagagaggtggACGTTCCaggtgtacatacatatacattcgCATTATATACTGTGCCTGTTATGTGGGTGTTGTGTTGAGATTGTGTGCGTAGTGCTTATTTACTTGATTGAGAGAgatatgtatgcatattttgtATGACAAACTAGAACACCAGTTGGTCAGATACATTGGGGTGAGTGGTGGGGGATTGATTGAGATTGGAGTGTgagctttaatgagctttttGATGTGCTTGAATGTGTGCTTTCGATGAATTGCCAATTTATGCAATTGCGATATAAACATTGATTACAGACAGTTTGTATACATACTAAATCAACACGCTCAACTAACTAACGGCAAACCCAGACGTACTATATAAACACTTATCGACGATGAGGATCAATCGATCGCTAACTAAACAGTCTAACAAAacacatagatatacatacatatatagcgtACTATGTAGTACTTGTATACTCTTAAACTAGATAACAtaaattatgtgtgtgtgtgtgtatggtgTACAGAGTGCTTAAGTCTAGGACAttgacaattaaaaataatacaacaaattacaGACACAagacaaataaacaatattaaatgcattcCAATTAGTTGCAGTGttttccaaataaaaattgagtcTCTAAAACGCAGACGCAGCATGCTTAAGACTAACTAAAAGTTTCTCGCAAGAactacaaaatacataaaataaatcttgATCGAAGAGTTGCAAACTATCGACGGAACGCAGGCGATAGTTATGaaaatactatcgatagttgtCGATGAGTTTGCGGCTCTCTTCGATCTTCTGGAAACTGAGCAAAATTAAGACACTTCACATGCCAAGTTGATGTCGCAATTTTCGGTCAAAATGGAAAGcgcttttcatatttaaagcGTTTGGTAATTATGTAAGTATAATTGGTGATTTTGAAtgttaaaatttgttttgatttatttaattagagtTCGTTGTGTTGTATTGAGAATTAGTTACTTTTAAGCTTGAACATGTGTCGGagttatgttttaattttgctgtCTTGTTTGGTGCATTCCACAAGACTTGATTCGAGTTTGTATCATTAAACACAGAATTGAAACGATGCAATTTTAGATTATAAACAGAATGCAATTGCCAATGAATCAATTATTAGTGGCACAAGCAAAGTGTAATTAACTGAACTTTCACATACCTCATCGTTGCTCTGAAGATGATCCTTGATGTGCTTGCAGAATACCGGCAACAATATGGCACGGCACTTGGGTGAGCTGAACAGCTTCGTCTCCACAAAGTCCTTGATGCAACCCATCTTTGATTGCGTCAGACGACGTTTCGGGAACTTTTCCAGTATCTCCACAATCGAAATGCTGAAGGTATAGATTGATTATGAATACAAGTtgaatttagaaattaaaatgaaaacgtaCCTAAGATGCACTTCATCGAACACCTCCATCAAATCCGTGGCCACTGTGTGCAGATTCTTGAGCAAGGCACCTTCGGACTTTAGCAGATTGCTGGGACATCCAATCATGTCGACGAACATTTTGAGCAGCTCCTGCAAACGCGTAGCAAAGTCCACGT
It encodes:
- the LOC117575560 gene encoding dedicator of cytokinesis protein 1; this encodes MTVWSDCNAKQSFGIAKCNFDQDTKPHRLNLDVGDALIILKETTHWYYGYKQKAKETRGIFPKSYVHLCEYSIVNGEYCIQRTDIVEEITKVMLEWGGIAKNYFLSTNPNFQKIRRKMNELSINRTALISGNLPLDEMRKVKLQATAQIDTGNRLLGLDMVVRDESGDILDTNAICTTELYENHMNAVQRIEKANRLSSDRDSLRGHNKYSHNILLHVNAFVCKFQEDSDLLFTLFDGETHKPISENYVVKWSRTGIARDVDQFDNIRVLFTDLSRSDLSISKMYLVCYAIRIGTMEVKDSTDSKRTSMSIANSVLTAASRKHSQLSVNSNGSSSSTGEYIMRRPFGVACKDLTPIISKPEDFRGNLDLPFIMCEKDTLDGTLRKLIANKDIGKIESKMAVTFEVLRGDIKQIKEDFPRLVHTNVPVARKMGFPEVILPGDVRNDLYLTICSGEFARIAKTSEKNVEVTVCVANEQGQLVPGVMSIGAGHPPIDEYKSVVYYHDDKPKWQETFKIHVPIEEFKQCHLRFTLKHRSSNEQKDRSEKPFGLAYVRLMQSNGTTIPQGQHVLAVYKIDHKKYDKTVANCYMELPATTAELQGTKPSVGGLSLLPKDQLSICVNLCSTKLTQSVSLLGLLHWSAHKERLEQSLNALSDVPGEEVVKFLQDILDALFNILVENEEPEKYDQLVFMSIIHLIETVSDLKYQHFLTVLDVYINESFSATLAYTKLMDVLMRNIRDAITPCEKSADGIELEESPAVRRLYKTTRYLHYVMKFVIRSRVLYAAMNCNADYVDFATRLQELLKMFVDMIGCPSNLLKSEGALLKNLHTVATDLMEVFDEVHLSISIVEILEKFPKRRLTQSKMGCIKDFVETKLFSSPKCRAILLPVFCKHIKDHLQSNDEIAECINIMNNILKLLYRSDVGPTHNDVRDIMIILLRQVMKAAHALDRDTGVVGQFIAIMLGILQRMDAQHYKYFVNDLHQQGELKDFIIEILLVFEELVSPHQKAVFPRDWMDMIMHQNTVILGALQQLSMVITDYFLCPVFDKQIWSNFFQCSIAFLVQSPLQLNDFNDNKRQIVFARYRDIRKDTAKEIRKMWFQLGKHKPKFVPQLVEPILEMSMIPETELRRETIPIFFDMMQCEYYSSRLELESYGDTKHNNAHHKGNFSEFKTAMIEKLDILIGAGKGDQEYKELFQKIMLEYCAAHNTLNVDGTSFVAMVTKLMDKLLEYRCIIQDESKENRMACTFSLLQFYSEVDLKEMYIRYVYKLCALHMEFENYTEAAFTLKLHTELLRWNDTELSPQLRSYRHSNCRTHRELKEALYFEIMDYFDKGKQWECAIDMCKVLAQQYEEEIYDYIKLAELLKRMAQFFEKILKELRHTSEYFRVCFYGCGFPRLLQNKVYIFRGKEYERLSDFCSRMLVQHPQAELMQTLEAPGEDITHGDGQFIQVNKVEPIMDAAFSKFNEKIISNEIVKYFTSNNVQKFQFSRPFRDSTGGGGMDDVRNLWLERTELITQFPLPGILRWFPVVDAHTFKISPLEHAVEIMKETNKDIRQLVILHQSDESLTINQLTMKLNGIVDPAVMGGFAKYEEAFLTEEYVEQHPDDKDLVEELKELIALQIPLLKIAIRLHRQKAPDSLKALHDHLEGCFADMQQHVESRYGRKTCDLKIERDSVIMRRTNSFLPALFDSGNNRLSETSMGSSDSGLSKSTFLPRPPTNSIKSTLASLSFNTNTKGTKHKDKTPAKRRSMKQPRDALSLPVTNSQWYTPPLTTITSTPEKEINTSINSLASASNTSLSGPKTPDPRVLTEELTPKRPLRSEKEKERRLSRPASIATPTASIKTFADTRSLSESSNRNSVETTDSTSEEDIRPPPLPAKTRDSTDFSSLSHSLDWNPSNYTMLNVLSSNTSTTSSSISTTTLTKTSITNTTYEYLEATNFSVQTPDANKPRPPTPPPKPSRHSKHIP